A portion of the bacterium genome contains these proteins:
- a CDS encoding thrombospondin type 3 repeat-containing protein, with amino-acid sequence MKDEIIKSVLMVMLALLGGSLSLAQVADLEKPTANLTEKWDTNSSGWVASDAKSGWTNGAIAINCPLLGEGDYLPTTYMLKAVNGASGNIFQGDYSKIESVSFEVQPNEIHAKPRFYFVSANSGKRTWKFPFLDTYINGQKSNISIPFVYSANWSTQIGSTSLENFNIDKTNVSEIGFIFTRQADYRMVQQFAVDNLKLVGPWSGPFSNGVSLAWVMESGLTNDFGSAGIADNDGDGFSNAAEFLAGTDPVNSNSFFKIEIARNEAGKMVVKWNGNRDVNYEVREANSLGSDGIFVTKTNIATSAVKAEEVEVDNSDSNSKFFKVVISQK; translated from the coding sequence ATGAAAGACGAAATAATTAAATCAGTATTAATGGTGATGCTGGCATTGCTGGGTGGTTCGTTGAGCTTGGCGCAAGTCGCGGATCTTGAAAAACCGACCGCTAATTTAACTGAAAAATGGGATACAAATAGTTCTGGTTGGGTGGCGAGTGATGCGAAGAGTGGATGGACAAACGGAGCAATTGCAATAAACTGTCCACTATTAGGCGAAGGTGATTATCTACCAACAACATATATGCTTAAAGCTGTGAATGGGGCTTCAGGTAATATATTTCAAGGGGATTATTCGAAAATAGAGTCAGTTTCGTTTGAGGTACAGCCGAATGAAATACATGCTAAACCTAGGTTTTATTTTGTTTCAGCAAATAGTGGCAAGCGGACATGGAAATTTCCTTTTCTTGACACATATATAAATGGTCAAAAAAGTAATATAAGTATTCCCTTTGTGTATTCTGCTAATTGGTCGACACAGATTGGTTCCACCTCTCTAGAGAACTTTAACATTGATAAAACAAACGTTTCTGAAATAGGTTTCATTTTTACAAGACAGGCTGATTATCGGATGGTTCAACAGTTTGCTGTTGATAACTTGAAGCTGGTGGGGCCTTGGAGTGGACCGTTTAGCAATGGTGTTTCTTTGGCGTGGGTAATGGAGTCCGGATTGACTAATGATTTCGGTTCGGCAGGTATAGCAGATAATGATGGTGATGGCTTTAGTAATGCGGCGGAGTTTTTGGCCGGTACTGATCCAGTAAATTCAAACTCATTCTTTAAAATTGAAATTGCTCGGAATGAGGCCGGAAAAATGGTTGTTAAATGGAATGGCAACCGGGATGTGAATTATGAAGTGCGTGAGGCTAATAGTTTGGGTTCTGACGGCATATTCGTAACAAAAACCAATATTGCGACATCGGCAGTGAAAGCTGAAGAAGTTGAGGTCGATAATTCAGATAGTAATTCAAAATTCTTTAAAGTGGTCATCAGTCAGAAATAG
- a CDS encoding GspMb/PilO family protein has product MIALKSILPRGRDAWVIVAGIVCVILLLGGIALGPVRNKFRELENDIVAQEKTLARNLRILSPNARKAVENEYQQYGLRIQKKGSSDEENSQMLAELDQLAGQSKLTLLATKPQKTKPDRDCETYVVEIEVEGEMPVLMGFVYGIETSAQLLRIDRLVIESKDGKSAIVKGALTVSKIVTL; this is encoded by the coding sequence ATGATCGCTCTTAAATCAATACTTCCCCGGGGCCGGGATGCCTGGGTTATCGTTGCGGGAATTGTTTGCGTTATTCTTCTGTTAGGGGGGATTGCGTTGGGACCCGTTAGAAATAAGTTTCGCGAATTGGAAAATGATATCGTAGCCCAGGAGAAGACGCTCGCAAGAAACTTGAGGATTCTTTCACCTAATGCGCGGAAAGCGGTGGAGAATGAGTATCAGCAATATGGGTTGCGGATCCAGAAAAAGGGGTCTTCGGATGAAGAGAATTCTCAGATGCTGGCTGAGCTTGACCAGCTGGCCGGGCAGAGCAAGTTGACGTTGCTGGCTACAAAACCTCAGAAAACCAAGCCAGATCGAGACTGCGAAACGTATGTCGTTGAGATTGAGGTCGAAGGGGAGATGCCGGTACTAATGGGCTTTGTTTACGGCATCGAAACGTCTGCACAGCTATTGCGAATTGATCGTCTTGTGATTGAATCAAAAGATGGTAAGTCGGCTATCGTGAAAGGGGCGCTAACGGTCTCGAAAATCGTTACGTTATGA